One Pseudomonas brassicacearum genomic region harbors:
- a CDS encoding neuraminidase-like domain-containing protein, producing the protein MTLHSMSELFEKRRNALIEYCLGQVGKGDGDSKYNFLRTPADLFELLRMDPLDSYPVQSSWVAEATSCAQQFIHAAYRKLEPGYEAVEFDKRDLATWELYSNYPDWAALQLITLYPENFITPFVRQRKTSLFKTLENNLNQAHLNIDSVQAALQDYLQTFEQTCNLDVLSSYMDGTPERADYYFVGRQRVPPFQYFWRKAEVELSPSCVAINPAAWSEWLPVDTPTGVRILDIRPVFWSGRLCLVWAEWQDKVESDGSDISLPHRLEIKVAFMSQNGQWSSPLSLHSSASEADLTPGARLIATIWADYSHPKGRLGVLLTNDKTKDKAEDDGGDGVLKVFAVRDVLFRPLAWDDGGWLEQAAKVRFVDANTVQHPLMNQPRVSPSVETAGRLTPFLDLQAVAFRVDNDDVLFVQGFLRPSGETEGQDETFDLTLEHAETGDQRYEDEHPVAGGWSTDWLVFRRSKGSWGDATFSFGTKKAGYGRKKFVLGISNVTAFAPVSLLKNGLDAAQFLSLNQPELTLKYTRLNSLFGPELVQRSNVSVDAVLDWDTQFLPEPPPGTGPINEPNGAFDGANGLFFWELFFHLPHLVAARLRAEDRFLESQNWLHYLFDPQAPADATQPLPPNPRPLYWRCRPLAGPGNLGCETMAPTDPDAIAYSAPKHFQILVFCDYVKNLIAWGDWYYRQLTRDSLVAAKLCYVQAEFLMGKAPSVQTVNRWEADTVNSLMHKSTSRPALEQFERNLPFSLSDFPAAAEAPPQLGLLANDPFKPPINEQVLALYDLPGQRLHNLRSNLTLDGKPLDIPLFSPPTDPNQLLRDLAAGGAGAPRPMGGRLVVGAFRWRTTFEVALRAVQTLQEHGEQVLRLLERRDQIEQEDMQQNYLLELGAYAQTMQEQSLLQLQETKAALEQSQAVAQEREDAYKRLYEENVSAVEYKVMDNLYRSKILSTTSASIRPGGAAIAALANIFGVANGGFRLDKVYDVASFALDIAAAVLQIDAEKQATTESYRRRREEWQLQCDQAKAEVQAIEKQVAAQSHAVTAAQTSLDQTLIANSQALTVYNFLKKRATNAELYGWLLGQFKALHYQAYDAVVSLCLSAQASLSAETGDYDTQIPLPQVWLDNRHGLTAGEHLRAHLMRMEREYLQRFERRLELVKTISLRQLFDDENDPQTGIESWEVALQALRTKGTLEFKLTQLLFDRDYPGHYCRQIDSVEVDLPVLTGPYDNVRATLRQISSMTATKASVRSVDYLHRPEEAVAPTEVQINLRSGQQIALSLGIGDSGMTALKPEESLLNPFENTGVVSRWMLTFPRPGKKPQCDMLRSLTDIIVRLRYTAKAGESPFARAVEDRVTELDPGAAECTPVEGAGRHE; encoded by the coding sequence ATGACACTGCACAGCATGAGCGAACTGTTCGAAAAGCGCCGTAATGCCCTGATCGAGTACTGCCTCGGGCAAGTTGGAAAAGGGGACGGGGATTCCAAATACAACTTCCTGCGAACCCCGGCGGACCTGTTCGAACTGCTGCGCATGGATCCGCTGGACAGTTACCCGGTCCAGAGTTCCTGGGTCGCCGAAGCGACGAGCTGCGCCCAGCAGTTCATCCATGCCGCCTATCGCAAGCTGGAGCCGGGCTATGAAGCGGTCGAATTCGACAAACGCGATCTGGCCACCTGGGAGCTCTACAGCAATTATCCGGATTGGGCGGCGCTGCAATTGATCACGCTTTACCCGGAAAACTTCATCACGCCTTTTGTACGGCAGCGCAAGACCAGCCTGTTCAAAACCCTGGAAAATAACCTCAACCAGGCGCACCTGAACATCGATTCGGTGCAGGCGGCCTTGCAGGACTACCTGCAGACGTTCGAACAGACCTGCAACCTGGACGTGCTCAGCAGCTATATGGACGGTACGCCCGAGCGGGCCGATTATTATTTTGTCGGCCGCCAACGTGTGCCACCTTTCCAATACTTCTGGCGCAAGGCTGAGGTCGAGCTGTCGCCCAGTTGCGTGGCTATCAACCCAGCGGCCTGGAGCGAATGGCTGCCGGTCGATACGCCCACGGGCGTAAGAATCCTGGATATCCGGCCGGTGTTCTGGAGTGGGCGGCTGTGCCTTGTATGGGCCGAATGGCAGGACAAGGTTGAAAGCGACGGTAGCGACATCAGCTTGCCGCACCGGTTGGAGATCAAGGTGGCTTTCATGAGCCAGAACGGCCAGTGGTCATCCCCGTTGAGCCTGCACAGTTCCGCGAGCGAGGCGGACCTAACGCCAGGAGCCAGGTTGATCGCCACCATCTGGGCCGATTATTCCCACCCCAAGGGCCGGTTGGGCGTCCTGTTGACGAACGACAAGACGAAGGACAAGGCAGAAGACGATGGTGGTGACGGTGTTCTCAAGGTGTTTGCGGTACGCGACGTGCTGTTCCGCCCCTTGGCCTGGGATGACGGGGGGTGGCTGGAGCAGGCGGCGAAGGTACGCTTTGTCGATGCCAACACGGTTCAGCATCCGCTGATGAATCAACCGAGGGTCAGTCCTTCCGTGGAAACGGCGGGCAGGTTGACGCCTTTTCTGGATCTGCAGGCGGTGGCGTTTCGCGTCGACAACGATGATGTTCTGTTTGTGCAGGGCTTCTTGAGACCTTCGGGGGAAACCGAAGGCCAAGATGAAACATTTGATTTAACGTTGGAACACGCAGAAACAGGAGATCAACGCTATGAAGACGAGCATCCAGTAGCCGGTGGCTGGAGTACCGACTGGCTGGTCTTCAGGCGGTCGAAGGGGTCGTGGGGTGACGCGACCTTTTCTTTCGGGACGAAAAAGGCCGGTTATGGACGTAAAAAATTCGTATTGGGTATTAGCAACGTCACGGCTTTTGCTCCGGTATCTCTGCTCAAGAACGGCCTCGATGCGGCGCAGTTCCTGTCGCTCAACCAGCCGGAACTGACGCTTAAATACACCCGCCTGAACTCGCTCTTCGGCCCGGAGCTGGTGCAACGTTCCAATGTTTCCGTCGATGCGGTACTCGACTGGGATACCCAGTTCCTGCCGGAACCGCCTCCCGGTACCGGGCCGATCAACGAGCCGAATGGCGCATTCGACGGTGCCAACGGTTTGTTTTTCTGGGAGCTGTTTTTTCATCTCCCGCATCTGGTCGCGGCGCGTCTGCGTGCCGAGGACCGTTTCCTGGAGTCGCAGAACTGGCTGCACTACCTGTTCGACCCGCAGGCGCCGGCCGACGCCACGCAACCCTTACCGCCGAATCCGAGACCCCTGTACTGGCGCTGCCGACCCTTGGCGGGCCCCGGCAACCTGGGCTGTGAAACCATGGCGCCTACCGACCCCGATGCCATCGCTTATTCGGCGCCGAAGCATTTTCAGATTCTGGTGTTCTGCGATTACGTTAAAAATCTGATTGCCTGGGGGGACTGGTATTACCGGCAACTCACCCGGGACAGCCTGGTGGCGGCCAAGCTGTGTTACGTCCAGGCCGAGTTTCTGATGGGCAAGGCGCCCTCGGTGCAGACGGTAAACCGTTGGGAAGCGGACACGGTAAACAGTCTCATGCACAAAAGTACCTCGCGACCGGCGCTCGAGCAGTTCGAGCGAAACCTGCCGTTCAGCTTGTCTGATTTCCCTGCTGCCGCCGAGGCGCCTCCGCAGCTTGGGCTGTTGGCGAACGATCCCTTTAAACCACCGATCAATGAACAGGTGCTGGCGCTGTATGACCTGCCCGGCCAGCGCCTGCATAACTTGCGCAGCAACCTCACCCTGGACGGCAAGCCATTGGACATTCCGCTGTTCAGTCCGCCCACGGATCCCAACCAATTGTTGCGTGATCTGGCAGCTGGAGGTGCCGGCGCTCCACGACCCATGGGCGGACGGCTGGTGGTCGGTGCGTTCCGTTGGCGCACGACTTTCGAAGTGGCGCTGCGGGCCGTGCAGACCCTGCAGGAACATGGTGAGCAGGTGCTGCGTTTGCTTGAGCGGCGGGACCAGATCGAACAGGAAGACATGCAGCAGAACTACCTGTTGGAGCTCGGGGCTTATGCCCAGACCATGCAGGAGCAGAGTCTCCTGCAGCTGCAAGAGACCAAGGCCGCGCTGGAGCAGAGCCAGGCCGTGGCGCAGGAGCGGGAAGACGCTTACAAGCGACTGTATGAGGAAAATGTGTCGGCGGTTGAATACAAGGTCATGGACAACCTGTACCGCTCAAAAATCCTCTCCACGACCTCGGCAAGCATCAGGCCCGGGGGGGCCGCAATTGCTGCGCTTGCCAATATTTTTGGTGTGGCCAACGGTGGGTTTCGCCTCGATAAAGTCTACGACGTGGCGTCTTTCGCCCTGGATATCGCCGCGGCGGTGCTGCAGATCGACGCCGAAAAACAGGCCACTACCGAGAGCTACCGTCGTCGACGGGAAGAATGGCAGTTGCAATGCGATCAGGCGAAGGCGGAGGTCCAGGCAATCGAGAAACAAGTCGCTGCGCAGAGCCATGCCGTGACGGCCGCCCAAACCAGCCTGGACCAGACGCTCATCGCCAACAGCCAAGCCCTGACGGTCTACAACTTCCTCAAGAAGCGGGCGACCAATGCCGAGCTGTACGGTTGGTTGCTGGGCCAGTTCAAGGCCTTGCACTATCAGGCCTACGATGCCGTGGTGAGTCTGTGCCTCAGCGCCCAGGCCTCGCTGAGTGCCGAAACCGGCGACTACGACACGCAGATTCCCTTGCCCCAGGTCTGGCTGGACAACCGTCACGGGCTGACGGCGGGCGAGCACCTGCGTGCGCATCTGATGCGCATGGAGCGTGAATATCTGCAACGCTTTGAGCGGCGGCTGGAGCTGGTCAAGACCATTTCCTTGCGCCAGTTGTTCGACGATGAAAACGATCCGCAGACGGGCATCGAAAGTTGGGAGGTAGCGCTGCAAGCGCTGCGTACCAAAGGCACCCTGGAGTTCAAGCTCACGCAACTGTTGTTCGATCGCGATTATCCGGGGCATTACTGCCGGCAAATCGATTCGGTCGAAGTCGACCTGCCTGTACTGACCGGACCTTACGACAATGTACGGGCGACGTTACGTCAGATCAGCAGCATGACGGCCACCAAGGCGTCTGTCCGCTCGGTGGATTACCTGCACCGTCCCGAGGAGGCGGTGGCGCCCACCGAGGTGCAGATCAACCTGCGCAGCGGCCAGCAGATCGCCTTGTCGCTGGGGATTGGCGATTCAGGCATGACGGCCCTGAAGCCCGAAGAAAGCCTGCTCAACCCCTTTGAAAACACCGGCGTGGTCTCGCGCTGGATGCTGACTTTCCCGCGACCGGGCAAAAAGCCGCAGTGCGACATGCTGCGCTCGTTGACGGACATCATCGTGCGGCTCCGTTACACCGCCAAGGCCGGTGAGTCGCCGTTTGCAAGGGCCGTCGAAGATCGGGTGACCGAGCTTGACCCCGGTGCTGCAGAGTGCACACCCGTCGAAGGAGCAGGCCGTCATGAGTAA
- a CDS encoding Tc toxin subunit A — translation MADSRPAVQLLNQVFSANQLNQYAALQTYLEQGGSIFPLVEKGERGLMKDYGLSQADARRFLRRANSMAIYLRRQFIEHILHGSEKKQAWQRTGLLSMVQGPNFERLFDPEFERSCPPQALESLASPVAYLIELMRWIAQRIEPASSDVLKLPLHDRRKDLKPLVIDFNAVHRAVSSVDIIVPVLETFINEHEGPADIEQAMIDARYPNGLPYYQHWITLDTVAHRHGLSVGSFAQRVDLAFPYFLQAQAWDASADRALAHASRLGPYQRRLLTEPPIKLEDKDSFYRQNFGADGLSWQNLHQVPFFGERTKLDTPGLEALLSVRGFAPVRSTNVTYPVATPGDGPESGRSGSVYINANSHPGVSIISQEGGSSSFHWLSANPDNAAGLQCYDRMNRKVRLDQWLALPSEQVDTVLVAAMRAEVRGGAPAGSWWITDNVVHALGLFQSLRERYGCPVSDFAVFIDQLSVYGRAEVPSQFDQVFNDEGDYREPLKLDNGTFPLLPEPGAPDLTVTQLCSALGIDLQTYQYLALMIAAAHDITDESLPRNLAIFSSFYRLVKLPRLLGITPVEGVLMLTLLGGETWIKALAGVPRIDATRGEAPDVLNLIQAMQLCVQWCTDRDLPVLWMLQHISAPQVLAATDVEHQLFNQIFNLLPGALFTDAAVLMAGVPPLTGASWLTLLWSLVDIDGLVVTRSGTEAEYLAFAREELDKAVIDGLGDKYDEERPAFVEKMLTVLLQARDAQVAVAKESLAGYTGVSADQAIEVLAWANATVYRLLHLVLERDRSNLEDSVKERDEPLDPWLVLLADVRRLAAVVAKLELSAQLLRDYLAYGYKAWLGQDDSHEFTVRTLYYLTTLTRAFELSEQPAQTLLDYLREVNALPSPLTGDALRLAQQAASIRLAGFFDWSVQEVRECISRIDPALMILKNLTQLDLLMRVRVLAAQTGMDALTIFLVGTLPEDVDKPAYKDAAEHALLSLSESGVPSMAFTGDLKQLVTMTCTVDNTDVIAKPGEKITFTVTLKDRDGKALSGVMVYWSVELGTIVNKETDVDGTVQVDFYPGKVIGTDTPQYWLDLFEREYAPTIRVNVDASTLQFPPPLMSKVPLGPVPYGQEVELFATLMDRYQNIARQSLVRWLDRTSADRETSPLKFRPNQSYTDQEGVARTFVSSSAGGTFEIGVLTDAGDSISNFERFTFADEEPAS, via the coding sequence ATGGCTGATTCCCGCCCTGCCGTACAGCTACTGAACCAGGTATTCAGTGCCAATCAACTCAACCAATACGCGGCGCTTCAGACGTACCTCGAACAAGGCGGTTCGATCTTTCCGCTGGTGGAAAAGGGTGAGCGGGGGCTGATGAAGGATTATGGCTTGAGCCAGGCAGATGCCCGTCGGTTCCTGCGGCGGGCCAATAGCATGGCCATTTACCTACGGCGCCAATTCATCGAACACATCCTGCACGGTTCAGAAAAAAAACAGGCGTGGCAGCGTACGGGGTTGTTGTCGATGGTACAGGGGCCCAATTTCGAGCGCCTATTCGACCCCGAGTTCGAGCGTTCTTGCCCGCCCCAGGCGCTGGAATCGCTTGCCTCGCCGGTGGCGTACCTGATCGAGCTGATGAGGTGGATCGCTCAGCGTATCGAACCGGCCTCAAGCGATGTGCTCAAGCTACCCTTGCATGATCGGCGCAAGGACCTGAAACCGTTGGTCATCGATTTCAATGCGGTGCATCGGGCGGTGTCGTCGGTGGACATCATTGTCCCTGTGCTGGAAACCTTCATCAACGAACACGAGGGGCCAGCGGATATCGAACAGGCAATGATCGATGCGCGCTATCCCAATGGCCTTCCCTACTATCAACATTGGATCACCCTGGACACCGTTGCCCACCGCCATGGTCTGTCGGTGGGCAGTTTCGCCCAGCGGGTGGACCTCGCCTTTCCCTATTTCCTGCAAGCCCAGGCCTGGGACGCCAGCGCCGATCGCGCCCTGGCCCATGCATCGCGGCTGGGGCCTTACCAGCGTCGGTTACTCACGGAACCGCCGATCAAACTCGAGGATAAGGACAGCTTTTACCGGCAAAACTTCGGTGCCGACGGGCTGAGTTGGCAGAACCTCCATCAGGTACCGTTTTTTGGTGAACGAACCAAACTCGACACGCCAGGGCTTGAGGCCTTGTTGTCAGTACGCGGCTTCGCGCCGGTGCGCTCCACCAACGTGACCTACCCGGTTGCGACGCCTGGAGACGGCCCGGAAAGCGGGCGTTCCGGTTCGGTCTATATCAATGCCAATAGCCATCCGGGTGTCAGCATCATCAGCCAGGAAGGAGGCTCCTCGAGCTTTCACTGGCTTTCCGCGAACCCTGATAATGCTGCCGGGCTTCAGTGTTACGACCGGATGAACCGCAAAGTGCGTCTGGACCAATGGCTGGCGTTGCCGAGCGAGCAAGTGGATACAGTGCTGGTGGCTGCCATGAGGGCTGAAGTGCGCGGCGGTGCACCGGCCGGTTCCTGGTGGATAACGGACAACGTCGTGCACGCACTCGGGCTGTTCCAGTCGCTGCGTGAGCGCTATGGATGCCCGGTCAGCGACTTTGCCGTGTTTATCGACCAGTTGTCGGTCTACGGTCGCGCCGAGGTGCCGTCACAATTCGATCAGGTCTTCAACGACGAGGGTGATTATCGGGAGCCCTTGAAACTCGACAACGGGACGTTCCCCCTGTTGCCGGAACCCGGAGCGCCCGATCTGACGGTCACCCAGTTGTGCAGTGCCTTGGGCATCGATCTGCAGACTTACCAGTATCTGGCCCTGATGATCGCCGCAGCGCACGACATCACGGACGAGAGCCTGCCGCGCAACCTGGCGATTTTTTCCAGCTTTTACCGGCTGGTGAAGCTGCCGCGATTGTTGGGCATCACCCCGGTCGAGGGCGTGCTGATGCTGACGCTGCTGGGCGGGGAAACCTGGATCAAGGCGCTGGCGGGCGTTCCTCGGATCGACGCGACCCGAGGCGAGGCCCCGGACGTGCTGAACCTCATCCAGGCCATGCAATTGTGTGTGCAATGGTGCACCGATCGCGATCTGCCGGTGCTTTGGATGCTGCAGCACATCTCGGCGCCACAAGTGCTGGCCGCCACAGACGTCGAACACCAGTTGTTCAATCAGATATTCAACCTGTTGCCCGGTGCGCTGTTCACCGATGCGGCTGTGTTGATGGCCGGTGTGCCGCCGTTGACGGGCGCTAGTTGGCTGACTTTGTTGTGGAGCCTGGTCGATATTGACGGATTGGTGGTGACTCGTTCAGGAACGGAAGCCGAGTACCTGGCCTTTGCCCGGGAGGAGCTTGATAAAGCGGTAATCGATGGCCTCGGGGACAAATATGACGAGGAACGTCCGGCCTTTGTCGAGAAAATGCTCACCGTGTTGCTCCAGGCCAGGGACGCTCAGGTGGCGGTGGCCAAGGAGTCGCTGGCAGGTTACACGGGAGTCAGCGCCGATCAGGCGATCGAGGTCCTGGCATGGGCCAATGCGACGGTGTACAGGCTGTTGCATCTGGTGCTCGAACGTGATCGTTCAAACCTCGAAGATTCTGTGAAGGAGCGTGACGAACCGCTTGATCCCTGGCTCGTGCTGCTGGCCGATGTGCGTCGTCTCGCAGCCGTAGTGGCCAAGCTTGAGCTCAGCGCGCAACTGCTGCGCGACTACCTGGCCTACGGGTACAAAGCCTGGCTGGGCCAGGACGACAGTCATGAGTTCACGGTGCGCACGCTTTACTACCTGACTACGCTCACCCGTGCGTTTGAGTTGAGCGAACAACCCGCGCAGACGCTGCTCGATTATCTGCGCGAGGTCAATGCCCTGCCTTCGCCGTTGACGGGCGATGCATTGCGCCTGGCCCAACAAGCGGCGTCGATCCGTCTGGCCGGCTTTTTCGACTGGAGCGTGCAAGAGGTGCGCGAATGCATCAGCCGCATCGACCCAGCGCTCATGATCCTGAAAAACCTGACCCAACTGGATCTGCTGATGCGTGTCCGGGTATTGGCGGCTCAGACTGGCATGGATGCCTTGACGATCTTCCTGGTGGGTACTTTGCCGGAAGACGTGGACAAACCGGCCTACAAAGACGCCGCCGAACATGCCTTGCTGAGCCTGTCGGAGTCCGGTGTGCCGTCAATGGCCTTCACTGGGGATCTCAAACAACTCGTCACGATGACCTGCACCGTGGACAACACCGACGTGATTGCCAAGCCGGGCGAGAAGATCACCTTCACCGTCACACTCAAGGACCGCGACGGAAAAGCGTTAAGCGGCGTGATGGTTTATTGGAGCGTCGAGCTGGGGACCATTGTAAACAAGGAAACGGATGTCGATGGCACGGTTCAGGTGGATTTCTATCCGGGCAAAGTGATAGGTACGGACACCCCGCAATACTGGCTGGACCTGTTCGAGCGCGAATATGCCCCTACCATCCGGGTCAACGTCGATGCTTCAACCCTGCAATTTCCGCCGCCGCTCATGTCGAAGGTACCGCTGGGCCCCGTGCCCTATGGTCAAGAAGTCGAGCTCTTCGCCACGCTGATGGACCGTTATCAAAACATCGCGAGACAAAGCCTCGTGCGCTGGTTGGATCGAACCTCGGCAGACAGGGAGACCTCTCCATTGAAGTTTCGACCGAATCAATCCTATACCGATCAGGAGGGTGTGGCCCGAACGTTCGTTTCCAGTTCGGCGGGCGGTACGTTCGAGATCGGTGTCCTGACCGATGCCGGTGACAGTATCAGTAATTTCGAGCGCTTTACGTTTGCCGATGAGGAGCCAGCATCATGA
- a CDS encoding DUF6124 family protein encodes MDYYLKPNNGQPDQKTAKQLDYFIVAPDADPEGMLAHTYETFCSVSTLILDLSEDLEGAPRNLALAIHQMGEMGVLLLERLLDNEAKVQR; translated from the coding sequence TTGGACTACTACCTCAAGCCCAACAACGGCCAGCCCGACCAGAAGACTGCGAAACAACTGGACTACTTCATCGTCGCCCCCGACGCCGATCCCGAAGGCATGCTCGCGCACACTTACGAAACCTTCTGCTCGGTGAGCACGCTGATTCTGGATTTGTCCGAAGACCTGGAAGGCGCCCCGCGCAACCTGGCCCTGGCGATTCACCAGATGGGCGAGATGGGGGTGTTGTTGCTGGAGCGGTTGCTGGATAACGAGGCGAAGGTTCAGCGCTGA
- a CDS encoding PilZ domain-containing protein, translating into MYKKRRIERHQLPCFLRVFNGVNDRPIGFLGNVSESGLMLISHLPLMVGADFELHLKIPSDEGPQQNIKLTANCLWCREDVTPMHFDAGFSLKWAPPEYGQLISALQQYFSFYPLPESA; encoded by the coding sequence ATGTACAAAAAAAGGCGAATCGAGCGGCACCAGTTGCCGTGTTTTTTGCGTGTGTTCAACGGCGTCAATGACAGGCCCATCGGTTTTTTGGGTAACGTCTCTGAAAGTGGCCTGATGCTGATCAGCCATTTGCCCTTGATGGTGGGGGCGGACTTTGAACTGCATTTGAAAATCCCTTCCGATGAGGGACCGCAGCAAAACATCAAGCTGACAGCCAATTGCCTGTGGTGCCGTGAAGACGTGACGCCGATGCATTTCGATGCCGGTTTCAGCTTGAAATGGGCGCCGCCGGAGTACGGGCAACTGATCAGTGCGTTGCAGCAATATTTCAGTTTTTATCCGTTGCCGGAATCGGCTTGA
- a CDS encoding tetratricopeptide repeat protein, which translates to MRFVLFVALALSVTGCTRWSMNHHMNLAYKAYDRGNCEQVMLELSQVDRASRARRYMQPEVSMLRGQCLERQKLFIDAAQTYQFIITQYPNSEYAFRARARLETLQSLGHYPTRSASAVRPTAS; encoded by the coding sequence ATGCGATTCGTGCTTTTTGTTGCCCTGGCCCTGAGCGTCACGGGCTGCACCCGTTGGTCGATGAACCACCACATGAACCTGGCCTACAAGGCCTATGACCGCGGTAATTGCGAGCAAGTGATGCTCGAGTTGTCGCAAGTCGACCGCGCCAGCCGTGCCCGCCGCTACATGCAGCCGGAAGTCTCGATGCTGCGTGGCCAGTGCCTGGAGCGGCAGAAGCTGTTCATCGATGCGGCGCAAACCTACCAGTTCATCATCACCCAATACCCTAACAGCGAATACGCGTTCCGTGCCCGCGCCCGCCTCGAAACCTTGCAGAGCCTGGGTCATTACCCCACCCGCAGCGCCTCGGCAGTGCGCCCTACAGCGTCCTGA
- the pyk gene encoding pyruvate kinase, whose protein sequence is MSVRRTKIVATLGPASNSPEVLEQLILAGLDVARLNFSHGTPEEHKARAKLVRDLAAKHGRFVALLGDLQGPKIRIAKFANKRIELKIGDKFTFSTSHPLTEGNQQVVGIDYPDLVKDCGVGDELLLDDGRVVMRVDTATATELNCTVTIGGPLSDHKGINRRGGGLTAPALTEKDKADIKLAAEMEVDYLAVSFPRDAADMEYARQLRDEAGGTAWLVAKIERAEAVADDETLDGLIKASDAVMVARGDLGVEIGDAELVGIQKKIILHARRHNKAVIVATQMMESMIQNPMPTRAEVSDVANAVLDYTDAVMLSAESAAGLYPLEAVQAMARICIGAEKHPTSKTSSHRIGKTFERCDESIALATMYTANHFPGVKAIIALTESGYTPLIMSRIRSSVPIYAFSPHRGTQARAAMFRGVYTVPFDPAALQPGEVSQAAVDELVKRGVVQTGDWVILTKGDSYHTIGGTNGMKILHVGDPMV, encoded by the coding sequence ATGTCCGTCCGTCGCACCAAAATCGTCGCTACCCTTGGCCCGGCCAGTAATTCGCCGGAAGTTCTCGAACAGCTGATTCTGGCTGGCCTGGACGTTGCCCGCCTGAACTTTTCCCACGGCACCCCCGAAGAGCACAAGGCGCGTGCCAAGCTGGTACGCGACCTCGCGGCCAAGCACGGCCGTTTCGTTGCCCTGCTGGGTGACCTGCAAGGCCCGAAGATCCGTATCGCCAAATTCGCCAACAAGCGTATCGAGCTGAAGATCGGTGACAAATTCACCTTCTCCACCAGCCATCCGCTGACCGAAGGCAACCAGCAAGTAGTGGGTATCGACTACCCGGACCTGGTCAAGGACTGCGGCGTGGGCGACGAGCTGCTGCTCGACGACGGCCGCGTGGTGATGCGCGTCGATACCGCCACCGCCACCGAACTGAACTGCACCGTGACCATCGGCGGCCCGCTGTCGGACCACAAAGGCATCAACCGTCGCGGCGGTGGCCTGACGGCGCCGGCCCTGACTGAAAAAGACAAGGCCGACATCAAGCTGGCTGCGGAGATGGAAGTCGACTACCTCGCGGTGTCCTTCCCCCGTGACGCCGCCGACATGGAATACGCCCGTCAACTGCGCGACGAAGCCGGCGGTACTGCCTGGCTGGTGGCCAAGATCGAACGCGCCGAAGCCGTGGCCGACGACGAAACCCTCGATGGCCTGATCAAGGCCTCCGACGCCGTGATGGTGGCCCGTGGCGACCTGGGCGTGGAAATCGGCGACGCCGAACTGGTGGGTATCCAGAAGAAGATCATCCTGCACGCACGCCGCCACAACAAAGCGGTGATCGTCGCGACCCAGATGATGGAGTCGATGATCCAGAACCCGATGCCGACCCGCGCCGAAGTGTCCGACGTAGCCAACGCCGTGCTCGACTACACCGACGCGGTGATGCTCTCGGCCGAGAGCGCCGCCGGTCTCTATCCGCTCGAAGCCGTGCAAGCCATGGCGCGTATCTGCATCGGCGCGGAAAAACACCCGACCAGCAAGACCTCCAGCCACCGCATCGGCAAGACCTTCGAGCGTTGCGACGAGAGCATCGCCCTGGCGACGATGTACACCGCCAACCACTTCCCGGGCGTAAAGGCGATCATCGCCCTGACCGAAAGTGGCTACACGCCGCTGATCATGTCGCGCATCCGCTCCTCGGTGCCGATCTACGCGTTCTCCCCGCACCGTGGAACCCAGGCCCGCGCCGCCATGTTCCGTGGCGTCTACACCGTGCCGTTCGACCCGGCAGCCCTGCAACCGGGCGAAGTCAGCCAGGCGGCGGTGGATGAACTGGTCAAGCGTGGCGTGGTGCAGACCGGTGATTGGGTCATCCTCACCAAGGGCGACAGCTATCACACCATCGGTGGCACCAACGGGATGAAAATCCTGCACGTTGGCGACCCGATGGTCTGA